Part of the Silurus meridionalis isolate SWU-2019-XX chromosome 29, ASM1480568v1, whole genome shotgun sequence genome, gtgtgtggtggtgtgtggtgtggtgctgtgtggtgtggtatgtggtgtgtgttgtgttgtggaaCACAGtgtataagaagaagaaggagaagaagaagaagaagaggaggaaccTGGGTTTTCTGAGGGAAAGTACAGCAGCAGGATGTTGGTGCAGAACAGCTGCAGGTTCTCCAGAGAGTTGAGGTGCTGCTGCAGTTTGCTGTTGGGAAGTTTAATCTTCAGCAGCGGAGCGAGGTGAGCGAACACGTACGCATCTAGTGAGGAGGGACTGCAGGGAGATTAACAGctcactcatcatcacacattacacacacatcacacacacttcagcttCAAACAACGCCACACTCACGAATCTCCGAAGAAGAACTTGTGAGAGCCGAGTCTCTGGGAGGAGAGTCATGCACTCCAGCGCATCCTGGTAAAGCTGAGGACCAAAACAAATCTATTTCAAACCTTTTAGAACGTTATAAAGTTATGGTGGTGAAGGCATACCgttttgtaattaataaatacacaagCCCCGCCTACTTTCAGAGGACAACGTCTGAATGGTACTGAAATCGACCAATCAGCTAAAACATGCAATGATCAGGTAACAAATCCGCAGAAAAGAGATGATGCTGTGACCATATTTTTGTgaacagaacaaaaacatttcGCTTTCAGAACATTTTCCACACAAAACCAGTCAAATTCGAGATCCTAAATATATTCTCACAGAGCAAACTTAGTGTGTAGTAATGTGGCTTggttcatcatcattatcttcttcctcctctcacCTCTTTCTCCAGCTGCTCCTCGAGCTCCAGCACGGCGTCTCCTCGGATCAGCCTTAGTCTCTCCATCTGCCTGGAGTGGATGCGGTTGGGCAGCAGGAAGTTCAGAGGAAACGGCATGTGTTCAGCGTACCAGCGCCGGGTCACTTCCACATAGTTCTTACTGTCCACCCACTGAGTGTAAATctacaggagagagagagagagagagagagagagagagagagagagagagagagagaaaaagttaGAGAGAAAGAATTCTAAACAATTAACATgcttaaatgttaatgttaataataacattaataataataataataatgtgaatgataacaacaataacaacaacaacaataataataataataacgttattaataataataataataataataatacttggGCCTCACCAGAGCAGGCAGCAGTTTTTCCTCCAGTAAGGAGACGAAGGCGAGTGTATCTGCTCCCTCTTTGGCTGAAAGATCGTAATCTGCGTTATATTTCTGAAACACAAACCACAACTCGGATTAACAGCATGAAAATCACACGTAATCAGAGCAGAGCAGCTGACGACAGTGTTAACACTGATAACCCATAAAACCTCCTCACATCGCTTTCCTATTACCACCCTGGACCCATGCTATGAAGggtctactgtgtgtgtgtgtgtgtgtgtgtgtgtgtgtgtgtgtgtgtgtaagctgttAAACCATTCAGAGACAGGGGTCAGGGGTCAGTAAAAGGTCACTCACCTGCTTCCTGAGCTGAATGATGATTTTACTTGGCTGTGACAAACTTCCTTCATCTCTGGTCTTTAATGCAGGTAATGAACCTGATagaaagatggacagacagacagacagacagacagacagacagacagacagacagacagatattacAGACAAATGAGTTCAAACTGTCATTGATGTTTGCAAAAATGTCTGTATGGATCAAAATAATGCTTTATTAGTTTTCAtccctgaacctccagccaatcacattctAGTATTCatacctgaacttccagccaatcacattctAGTATTCagacctgaacctccagccaatcacattctAGTATTCatacctgaacttccagccaatcacattctAGTATCCagacctgaacttccagccaatcacattctAGTATCCagacctgaacttccagccaatcacattctAGTATTCagacctgaacctccagccaatcacaatctagTATTtatacctgaacctccagccaatcacaatctagTATTAatacctgaacctccagccaatcagaatctagTATTTATACCTGaaccttcagccaatcacaatctagTATTTATACCTGaaccttcagccaatcacaatctagTATTTATACCTGaaccttcagccaatcacaatctagTATTtatacctgaacctccagccaatcacaatctagTATTtatacctgaacctccag contains:
- the LOC124381775 gene encoding LOW QUALITY PROTEIN: metaxin-1-like (The sequence of the model RefSeq protein was modified relative to this genomic sequence to represent the inferred CDS: inserted 2 bases in 1 codon), with amino-acid sequence MAAPMELYCWKGDYGLPSVDVDCLTVLAYAKFAGAPLKVHKISNPWRSPTGSLPALKTRDEGSLSQPSKIIIQLRKQKYNADYDLSAKEGADTLAFVSLLEEKLLPALIYTQWVDSKNYVEVTRRWYAEHMPFPLNFLLPNRIHSRQMERLRLIRGDAVLELEEQLEKELYQDALECMTLXSQRLGSHKFFFGDSPSSLDAYVFAHLAPLLKIKLPNSKLQQHLNSLENLQLFCTNILLLYFPSENPEAQSRKAPVRTDGGGDFDNEPHKRRNQILSVLFAVAAMLGYAVFSGIVTIQSSGGQLEPLHGNEDDDEEEEEEEE